The following are encoded in a window of Colletotrichum lupini chromosome 3, complete sequence genomic DNA:
- a CDS encoding glutathione-dependent formaldehyde-activating enzyme: MTSASSPGPKPTTVAGGCLCGALRYEATFSDTHDFNANAQTCQCTQCRKQSGALFVAFQRVPWPMKWTSLKGTSTLREFSITPMAKRGFCTECGSWLYYQSEGEEWGGICLGTLDQEALIGEKGQKGGFGAILASGLGGHEWCENEIPGVTDDIPMLRRGQRNQQNGSDAVVVKAKL; this comes from the coding sequence ATGACTTCAGCCTCTTCACCGGGACCAAAACCCACGACGGTAGCAGGAGGCTGCTTATGCGGCGCCCTCCGCTACGAAGCGACCTTCTCAGACACCCACGACTTCAACGCCAATGCCCAGACGTGCCAATGCACCCAGTGCCGCAAGCAATCCGGCGCCCTCTTCGTCGCCTTTCAGCGCGTCCCCTGGCCTATGAAGTGGACGTCTCTCAAAGGCACATCAACGCTACGCGAGTTCAGCATCACACCCATGGCGAAGCGAGGGTTCTGCACAGAATGCGGCTCGTGGCTTTACTACCAAAGCGAGGGGGAGGAGTGGGGTGGTATTTGTCTTGGGACGCTTGACCAGGAGGCTCTCATCGGGGAAAAGGGTCAGAAGGGAGGGTTTGGTGCGATACTGGCGAGTGGTTTGGGTGGGCATGAATGGTGTGAGAATGAGATACCTGGCGTGACGGATGATATTCCCATGCTGAGGAGGGGACAGAGGAATCAGCAGAATGGCAGTGATGCTGTCGTCGTGAAGGCTAAGCTGTGA
- a CDS encoding GDSL-like Lipase/Acylhydrolase: MYSNVFLLRWAATLLASTSAVYAAPAQQAPALHPRADFNILVGGNVSLRLMPLGASITYGLTSSDGNGYRKVLRDLLVADGNPVDMVGNHPNGTMEDNDNEGWSGFRIEQVLAKAKISVPETLPNLVLINAGTNDCAQSYDTDNAHVRMLEMMNYIWDTSKRATIVLSTLLVNGNNNTEACVLKVNEQYKTLASEQQAISKKVVLVDMHSDKGPLKSDLVDGTHPSDAGYAKMAHIWFDGIKDAASRGWLESPQPLPESKRSE, encoded by the exons ATGTACTCAAACGTCTTCCTCCTCCGGTGGGCAGCCACATTATTGGCGTCAACCTCTGCTG TCTACGCCGCCCCCGCGCAGCAAGCCCCGGCACTACACCCAAGAGCCGACTTCAACATCCTCGTCGGCGGCAACGTCTCCCTCCGCCTCATGCCCCTCGGCGCCTCAATCACCTACGGCCTCACCTCCTCAGACGGCAACGGCTATCGCAAGGTCCTTCGCGACCTCCTCGTCGCCGACGGGAACCCCGTCGACATGGTCGGCAACCACCCCAACGGCACAATGGAAGACAACGACAACGAGGGCTGGTCCGGCTTCCGCATCGAGCAGGTTCTCGCAAAGGCCAAGATCTCCGTCCCCGAGACGCTCCCGAACCTGGTTCTCATCAACGCCGGCACAAATGACTGCGCGCAGAGCTATGACACGGATAACGCGCACGTTCGCATGCTCGAGATGATGAACTACATCTGGGACACCTCCAAGCGCGCCACAATCGTCCTCTCTACCCTCCTCGTGAACGGGAACAACAACACGGAGGCGTGCGTCCTCAAGGTCAACGAGCAGTACAAGACACTGGCCTCGGAGCAGCAGGCGATTTCCAAGAAGGTCGTTCTTGTCGATATGCACTCCGACAAGGGCCCGCTCAAGAGCGATCTCGTTGATGGCACGCACCCCAGCGACGCGGGCTACGCAAAGATGGCGCACATCTGGTTCGATGGCATCAAGGACGCTGCGTCGCGCGGCTGGCTCGAGTCCCCTCAGCCTCTGCCTGAAAGCAAGAGGTCCGAATGA
- a CDS encoding glycoside hydrolase: MTASESPAMQLPHLRRTNGNTQLYLKGKPFLMLSAELHNSSLSSARFMSEVWPAMKSNHINTLLGAVTWEDIEPTEGNFNFSELDAVLAGAREHDMHLVLLWFGTYKNGISTYAPHWVKRDTKRFPRVQVLEKGGVKRTIEMVTPLSEEGCAADSRAFAALCKHLAQVDAEHNTVLMIQVENETGLLGDSRDRSRRADKAFAAPVPEALLRHLNEKSADLHPKFKARFADPPASGSHSWTSVFGSGPSADEAFMAYHISSYVGRVAAAGKKEYDIPLYTNTWLNFDDPADLDLRGVPIVVGGGAAPGIYPSGGPCPHVLDIWRHNTIFTAEKSLDFLAPDLYFHTYEAVCKDYTAQGNPLFIPEQRRDENGARRVWLSYGTYGALGASPFGIDTGPEIVGREFKLLAQVAPYLLAAKPEDRFGFFFDEEINTAGKGERWTKVIGDVEVIVERAFVFGKPGPGGGMIIHLGDAKFLAVGRGFNVHFKSVRPEATFTGILAAAEKEVDEKGELRTLRVFNGDETRSGEFLIMPNDDPDYGGFPIAVTVPARTCIVEIEAYWVAENEEDR; this comes from the coding sequence ATGACAGCATCAGAATCCCCCGCCATGCAACTCCCTCACCTCCGCCGCACCAATGGCAACACCCAGCTCTACCTCAAGGGCAAGCCCTTCCTCATGCTCTCCGCCGAGCTTCACAATTCCTCCCTCTCCTCAGCCCGCTTCATGTCCGAGGTCTGGCCCGCCATGAAGTCAAACCACATCAACACCCTCCTCGGCGCCGTGACATGGGAGGACATTGAACCCACCGAGGGCAACTTCAACTTCTCCGAGCTCGACGCTGTGCTCGCCGGTGCGCGGGAACACGATATGCACCTCGTACTCCTGTGGTTCGGCACCTACAAGAACGGCATCTCGACGTACGCGCCGCACTGGGTAAAACGAGACACTAAGCGTTTCCCGCGCGTGCAGGTCCTTGAGAAGGGAGGCGTCAAGAGGACCATTGAGATGGTCACGCCGCTCAGCGAGGAGGGTTGCGCAGCGGACTCGAGGGCCTTTGCTGCGCTGTGCAAGCACCTCGCCCAGGTCGACGCCGAGCACAACACGGTGCTCATGATCCAGGTCGAGAACGAGACGGGTCTTCTGGGCGACTCCCGCGACCGCTCCCGCCGCGCCGACAAGGCCTTTGCCGCGCCCGTACCCGAGGCGCTCCTCCGTCACCTCAACGAGAAATCAGCCGACCTACACCCCAAATTCAAGGCCCGCTTCGCCGACCCGCCTGCCTCGGGCTCGCACTCGTGGACATCCGTCTTCGGCTCCGGACCTTCAGCAGACGAAGCCTTCATGGCCTACCACATCTCCTCCTACGTCGGCcgcgtcgccgccgccggaaAGAAAGAATACGATATCCCCCTCTACACAAACACCTGGCTCAACTTCGATGACCCCGCAGACCTCGACCTCCGCGGCGTCCCCATCGtggtcggcggcggcgcagcACCAGGCATATACCCCTCCGGCGGACCCTGCCCGCATGTCCTCGACATCTGGCGCCACAACACAATCTTCACCGCCGAAAAGTCCCTCGACTTCCTCGCGCCGGACCTCTACTTCCATACCTACGAGGCCGTGTGCAAAGACTACACGGCCCAGGGCAACCCGCTCTTCATCCCCGAGCAGCGCCGCGACGAAAACGGTGCCCGGCGGGTGTGGTTGTCCTACGGCACCTACGGCGCCCTCGGCGCGAGCCCCTTTGGCATCGATACCGGCCCGGAGATCGTCGGGCGCGAGTTCAAGCTGCTCGCGCAGGTGGCGCCGTATCTGCTCGCCGCGAAGCCCGAGGATAGGTTCGGCTTCTTCTTTGACGAGGAGATCAACACGGCGGGCAAGGGCGAGAGGTGGACCAAAGTGATTGGCGACGTTGAGGTCATCGTCGAGCGCGCTTTCGTGTTTGGCAAGCCTGGACCCGGCGGCGGTATGATTATTCACCTCGGCGACGCCAAGTTCCTGGCCGTGGGCCGCGGCTTCAACGTCCACTTCAAGAGCGTGCGGCCGGAAGCAACGTTTACTGGAATTCTTGCGGCTGCTGAGAAAGAGGTTGATGAGAAGGGTGAGCTACGGACGCTGCGGGTGTTCAATGGTGATGAGACGCGCAGCGGAGAGTTTTTGATTATGCCTAATGACGATCCGGACTATGGTGGATTCCCCATTGCTGTTACGGTCCCGGCGCGGACGTGTATCGTTGAGATTGAAGCGTACTGGGTTGCAGAGAATGAGGAGGACCGATGA